One region of Flavobacterium sp. KACC 22763 genomic DNA includes:
- a CDS encoding SMI1/KNR4 family protein, with translation MEYLSFLKQYASEIGNSSGVKSQIIDEIEKKFQLKLPLAYKEYLVNFGANTGNLLSSYYMTYPSLKENKLDVLEMIHFDDRKSEKEKPFIKNSYFFFGQWQGYNFYFFDCELGNDNPEVYILSDGLEISKFKDTFSDFIKDEGIKQLGI, from the coding sequence ATGGAATACTTATCATTTTTAAAACAATATGCATCAGAAATTGGCAATTCAAGTGGAGTTAAAAGTCAAATAATAGATGAAATTGAAAAAAAATTTCAATTAAAACTACCATTGGCTTATAAAGAATATTTGGTGAATTTTGGAGCCAATACTGGCAATTTGTTAAGTAGTTACTATATGACATATCCATCACTGAAAGAAAATAAATTAGATGTTCTTGAAATGATACATTTTGATGATAGAAAATCAGAAAAAGAAAAGCCGTTTATAAAAAATAGTTATTTCTTTTTTGGGCAATGGCAGGGTTACAATTTTTATTTCTTTGATTGTGAGTTAGGGAATGATAATCCAGAAGTATATATATTAAGTGATGGATTAGAGATATCAAAATTTAAAGATACATTTAGTGATTTTATAAAAGATGAAGGAATAAAACAGCTAGGTATCTAA
- a CDS encoding ABC transporter permease, with protein MKVLRFILQKEFRQIFRDKTILAMMFFVPTIQLIILPLAANFEVKSVNIVYVDHDHSSYSEKLINKIGSSGYFHIVGAPASYLEGMKFIETGDADLILEIPSGFERNLVREGSQKVNIAADAINGTKSNIGNAYLNVVLADFSNDLDIRFKLPPQSASVSPSLITLNSTNWYNPRAEYKYYMVPGILVLLLTLIGGFITALNIVKEKEIGTIEQINVTPIQKWQFILGKLIPFWIVGMIVFTVGLIVIYLIYGIFPQGSFLVLYLFAGVYLTALLGLGLLISTFADTQLQAMFIAFFFMMIFMLMSGFFTSTDSMPNWARTISEFTPVTHFIKVVRLIVLKGSGLQEVGRELLYLIIFAVVLNSLAIYNYRKTS; from the coding sequence ATGAAGGTGTTACGTTTTATACTGCAGAAAGAATTTCGACAGATCTTTAGAGATAAAACGATTCTTGCAATGATGTTTTTTGTGCCGACGATACAGCTCATCATTTTACCGCTTGCGGCTAATTTTGAAGTGAAAAGTGTAAACATTGTTTATGTAGATCATGACCATAGTTCTTATTCAGAAAAATTAATAAATAAAATAGGCTCTTCGGGATACTTTCATATTGTAGGAGCACCAGCATCGTATTTAGAAGGCATGAAGTTTATTGAAACGGGAGATGCCGATCTAATTCTAGAAATTCCTTCTGGATTTGAACGAAATTTGGTAAGAGAAGGCAGCCAGAAAGTGAATATCGCTGCAGATGCCATTAACGGAACGAAATCCAATATCGGAAATGCTTATTTAAATGTTGTGCTGGCAGATTTTAGTAATGATTTGGATATTCGGTTTAAATTACCGCCACAATCGGCTTCTGTTTCGCCATCCTTAATAACTTTAAACAGTACAAATTGGTACAATCCGAGAGCAGAATATAAATACTATATGGTTCCTGGAATTCTGGTTTTATTGCTCACTTTGATTGGCGGATTTATTACGGCACTGAATATTGTAAAAGAAAAAGAAATTGGTACGATTGAACAGATTAATGTGACGCCAATTCAAAAATGGCAATTTATTCTGGGTAAGCTAATCCCTTTTTGGATTGTTGGAATGATTGTATTTACAGTTGGTCTTATTGTAATATATTTGATTTACGGAATATTTCCGCAAGGCAGTTTCTTAGTTTTATATCTTTTTGCAGGAGTTTATCTAACGGCCTTATTAGGGTTAGGACTTTTGATTTCAACATTTGCCGATACGCAATTGCAAGCCATGTTTATCGCCTTTTTCTTTATGATGATTTTTATGCTCATGAGCGGTTTCTTTACTAGTACTGATAGTATGCCGAATTGGGCAAGAACCATTTCAGAATTTACGCCTGTAACGCATTTTATTAAAGTGGTTCGTCTTATTGTTTTGAAAGGAAGTGGTCTGCAAGAAGTTGGAAGAGAGCTTTTATACTTAATTATTTTTGCGGTTGTTTTAAATTCATTGGCGATTTATAACTATAGAAAAACAAGTTAA
- a CDS encoding ABC transporter permease, whose product MKRLLAFIQKEFYHVFRDRRTLLILFGLPVAQIVLFGFALSSEVKNIGIAIQDNSHDIHTEKMIQKIQSSSYFHVENPILNYNDIENRFKDGSIKCAVIFPSNFGSDIQRLGGAKIQVIADASDPNTATIVTNYLNAIIRDYQQELNPSAKLNYQIIPELRQLYNEQQNGSLNFIPGVIALIFMIVSTALTSVSVVREKELGTMEILLVSPFKPIMVLIAKAIPFLVLSIINFIIIIFLSVYLLDVEIKGSFLLLFAESILFIITCLSLGLLISNVTNSQQTAMLISMMGMMVPTLILTGFMFPIENMPWIFQAISHVIPSHYYYIIVKAVMLKGLGFSYIWKETLILAVMTVLLLTISLKKFKIRLS is encoded by the coding sequence ATGAAAAGATTACTGGCTTTTATCCAAAAAGAGTTTTATCATGTTTTCAGAGATCGAAGAACTTTGCTGATTCTCTTTGGGCTTCCTGTTGCACAAATTGTTCTTTTTGGTTTTGCCTTGAGCAGCGAAGTAAAGAATATCGGAATTGCCATTCAGGATAATTCACACGATATTCATACCGAAAAAATGATACAAAAGATACAGTCCAGTTCTTATTTTCATGTTGAAAATCCGATCTTGAATTACAATGATATTGAGAACAGATTTAAAGACGGAAGCATAAAATGTGCGGTCATTTTTCCGTCCAATTTTGGTTCTGATATTCAACGTCTCGGAGGAGCAAAAATTCAGGTAATTGCTGATGCATCAGATCCTAATACGGCGACAATAGTTACCAATTATTTGAACGCGATTATTAGAGATTATCAGCAGGAATTAAATCCGTCTGCGAAGTTAAATTATCAAATAATTCCAGAATTAAGACAGCTTTATAATGAACAGCAGAACGGTTCGCTTAACTTTATTCCTGGCGTAATTGCCTTGATTTTTATGATTGTAAGTACAGCTTTGACTTCGGTTTCTGTTGTGCGTGAAAAAGAACTTGGAACGATGGAAATTTTGCTGGTGTCGCCTTTCAAACCCATTATGGTTTTAATCGCAAAAGCAATTCCATTTTTAGTACTTTCCATAATCAACTTTATCATTATTATATTTCTTTCAGTATATCTGCTTGATGTTGAGATTAAAGGAAGTTTTCTGCTTCTTTTTGCAGAAAGTATTTTGTTTATTATCACTTGTCTTTCTCTTGGACTATTGATTTCAAATGTTACCAATTCGCAACAAACTGCGATGCTTATATCGATGATGGGTATGATGGTGCCAACTTTGATTCTGACTGGTTTTATGTTTCCGATAGAAAATATGCCTTGGATATTTCAAGCGATTTCTCATGTAATTCCGTCGCATTATTATTATATCATTGTAAAAGCTGTAATGCTCAAAGGTTTGGGCTTTTCATATATCTGGAAAGAAACGCTAATATTGGCAGTAATGACAGTTTTATTGCTTACGATCTCTTTGAAAAAATTTAAAATCAGATTGTCATGA
- a CDS encoding ABC transporter ATP-binding protein, producing MENKAIVCKDLTKQFGDFKAVDKISFEVSEGEIFGFLGANGAGKTTAMRILCGLSFPTSGEAHVAGFDVYRQQEKIKKNIGYMSQKFSLYDNLTILENIEFFAGVYGVSRPEIKERSKDLVSALGLEKEAKKLVGGLPLGWKQKLAFSVAVFHRPKIVFLDEPTGGVDPITRRQFWEMIYQAAADGITVFVTTHYMDEAEYCDRISIMVDGHVAAIDSPSALKKRFDAVSMDEVFYELARNAKRTSD from the coding sequence ATGGAAAATAAAGCTATAGTTTGTAAAGATCTAACGAAACAGTTTGGTGATTTCAAAGCGGTTGACAAAATTAGCTTTGAAGTGAGCGAAGGCGAAATTTTTGGATTTCTAGGAGCCAATGGAGCTGGAAAAACAACAGCCATGCGAATTCTCTGCGGACTTTCTTTTCCGACTTCTGGAGAAGCCCACGTGGCTGGTTTTGATGTGTATAGACAGCAGGAAAAAATCAAGAAAAATATTGGTTATATGAGTCAGAAGTTTTCGCTGTATGATAATCTTACTATTTTGGAAAATATTGAATTTTTTGCTGGAGTTTATGGTGTTTCTAGACCTGAAATAAAGGAAAGAAGTAAAGATTTAGTTTCGGCTTTGGGCTTGGAGAAAGAAGCCAAAAAATTGGTTGGCGGATTGCCTTTGGGTTGGAAACAGAAACTGGCTTTTTCTGTTGCCGTATTTCATCGCCCAAAAATTGTTTTTCTAGACGAACCTACAGGTGGTGTTGACCCAATAACCAGACGCCAATTTTGGGAAATGATTTATCAGGCAGCAGCTGACGGAATTACGGTTTTTGTTACCACTCATTATATGGATGAAGCCGAATATTGTGATAGAATCAGTATTATGGTTGACGGGCATGTTGCAGCAATAGATTCTCCATCAGCATTAAAAAAACGCTTCGATGCCGTTTCTATGGATGAGGTTTTTTATGAACTGGCACGAAATGCCAAAAGAACATCAGATTAG
- a CDS encoding ABC transporter ATP-binding protein: protein MPSVTLKNITKKYGDFVAVDEVSFEVQKGELFGLIGPDGAGKTSIFRILTTLLLAEGGTATVEGHDVVKDFEEIRNKVGYMPGKFSLYQDLTVKENLEFFATIFGTTIEENYELIKDIYDQIKPFNDRRAGKLSGGMKQKLALCCALIHKPEILFLDEPTTGVDVVSRSEFWEMLAKLKKQNITIVVSTPYMDEAKLCDRIALIQNGKIMTVDEPKQIINSFPKPLFAVKAKNIYKLLQNLRTEKEIENCDAFGEFLHLTLSSELADVEKVITIAQKYNPEDLEVKKIEPTIEDSFIRLMREQNHLNEPKEMLNGK, encoded by the coding sequence ATGCCTTCAGTTACATTAAAAAATATTACTAAAAAATATGGTGATTTTGTCGCTGTAGATGAGGTGTCTTTTGAAGTGCAGAAAGGAGAACTTTTTGGCTTAATTGGTCCTGATGGCGCTGGGAAAACTTCGATTTTCAGAATCTTAACGACATTACTTTTGGCGGAAGGAGGTACAGCAACTGTTGAAGGGCATGATGTTGTAAAAGACTTTGAGGAAATTAGAAATAAAGTAGGCTACATGCCTGGAAAATTCTCTTTGTATCAGGATTTGACTGTAAAAGAAAATCTCGAGTTTTTTGCCACCATTTTCGGAACCACGATTGAAGAAAATTATGAACTGATTAAAGATATATACGATCAGATAAAACCTTTTAATGACAGACGTGCCGGAAAACTTTCTGGAGGAATGAAGCAAAAATTGGCTTTATGCTGTGCTTTGATTCATAAACCTGAAATTTTATTTCTGGATGAACCTACAACAGGTGTAGATGTGGTTTCTCGAAGTGAATTTTGGGAAATGCTGGCAAAACTTAAAAAGCAAAACATTACAATAGTAGTTTCGACTCCTTACATGGACGAAGCAAAATTATGCGATCGCATTGCGCTTATCCAAAACGGAAAAATAATGACAGTTGATGAACCGAAACAAATTATAAATAGTTTCCCGAAACCGCTTTTTGCTGTAAAAGCAAAGAATATTTACAAGCTTTTACAAAATCTTAGAACGGAAAAAGAAATTGAGAATTGCGATGCCTTTGGTGAATTTCTTCATCTTACATTGTCTTCAGAGCTTGCAGATGTAGAGAAAGTTATAACTATTGCTCAAAAATACAATCCCGAAGATTTAGAAGTAAAAAAAATAGAGCCAACAATTGAAGACAGTTTTATTCGTCTAATGCGGGAACAAAATCATTTGAATGAACCAAAAGAAATGCTGAATGGAAAATAA
- a CDS encoding HlyD family secretion protein, whose translation MKKITLLYFLIPAIFMFSCNNKENDFDASGSFEAVETILSAEANGQILQLNVEEGQQLEAGQKVGFIDSTQLAINKMQLRQSEKAILSGRPQIQIQTESLKRQLDNAILDRNRTEKLVKGGVASQKQLDDINSKVAALQAQIKAQKSSLETTTENLTQQGNTVGVQLEGIEDQLNKSVIVNPIKGTVLAKYAEQYEMAVIGKPLYKIANLETLDLRAYITGTQLPQIKIGQQVKVRIDEGEKKYKEYQGTIAWISNKSEFSPKTIPTKDERANLVYAIKVRVKNDGYLKIGMYGEVLWSK comes from the coding sequence ATGAAAAAGATAACGCTTTTATATTTTCTTATTCCAGCAATATTCATGTTTTCATGCAATAATAAAGAAAATGATTTTGATGCTTCGGGGTCTTTTGAAGCTGTTGAAACCATTCTGTCAGCAGAAGCAAACGGTCAGATTTTACAATTGAATGTAGAAGAAGGCCAACAATTAGAAGCAGGACAAAAAGTAGGTTTTATAGACAGTACACAGCTTGCTATAAATAAAATGCAATTGCGCCAAAGTGAAAAAGCAATTCTGAGCGGAAGACCGCAAATACAGATACAAACCGAAAGTTTAAAACGACAGCTCGATAATGCTATTTTAGACCGCAACAGAACTGAAAAATTAGTAAAAGGTGGAGTAGCTTCTCAAAAGCAATTGGATGATATAAATTCTAAAGTAGCCGCTTTACAAGCGCAGATAAAGGCTCAGAAGAGTTCGCTGGAAACCACTACTGAAAACTTGACTCAACAAGGAAATACAGTTGGAGTTCAGTTAGAAGGAATTGAAGATCAATTGAACAAAAGCGTAATTGTAAATCCGATAAAAGGAACCGTTTTGGCAAAATATGCAGAACAGTATGAAATGGCTGTAATTGGAAAACCATTATACAAAATTGCCAATTTGGAAACACTTGATTTGAGAGCGTATATAACAGGAACGCAACTGCCACAAATTAAAATAGGACAGCAGGTTAAAGTGCGTATAGACGAAGGTGAGAAGAAATACAAAGAATATCAGGGAACAATTGCTTGGATTTCAAACAAATCTGAGTTTTCTCCAAAAACAATTCCGACCAAAGATGAAAGAGCCAATTTGGTTTACGCGATAAAAGTAAGAGTGAAAAACGATGGATATCTGAAAATTGGTATGTACGGAGAAGTTCTTTGGTCAAAATAA
- a CDS encoding TolC family protein, translating into MRRKLYFKYIGILSFITAQAQTLTIDQSYQLAVENYPLIKQYELIEKSKEYTLSNANKAYLPQISLTAIEGYVFGDFPTLGSSGNDSKFKFIGLGQVNQTIWDGGATKTQKKIIEASSNADKASVEVSLYDLRSRVNQLYFGVLLIDEQLKQLQIQNAIIANNIDKVKKLHENGLAYKTDVDEMKAEQLNLSRQKKDFEYTKAGYQTMLSYLIGKNISQEKLGKPFNSSSLDTIIKRPEQLLFASQRNLVNAQSEMRKVSLMPKVGLLGAGVVLAPGINLGTNKISTVGVAGVSVGWDIKGLYKNSNEKQLTQQNLKKIEVQEETFLFNTRFQMNQKTADIERQKAILKDDDEIVKLRQTIREGYQLKYDTGAGPLIDLLNATEKEGNARAEKALHEIQLLMAEYEYQTIKGN; encoded by the coding sequence ATGAGAAGGAAATTATACTTTAAATATATTGGAATCTTGTCCTTTATAACAGCACAGGCACAGACCTTGACAATTGATCAAAGTTATCAGTTGGCTGTTGAGAATTATCCTTTAATAAAACAATATGAACTTATTGAAAAAAGTAAAGAATATACTTTGAGTAATGCCAATAAAGCTTATCTGCCTCAAATAAGTCTAACCGCAATTGAAGGATACGTTTTTGGAGATTTTCCGACTTTGGGAAGTTCAGGAAACGACAGCAAATTTAAGTTTATTGGTCTCGGGCAAGTCAATCAGACTATTTGGGATGGAGGCGCTACCAAAACACAGAAAAAGATTATTGAGGCATCTTCAAACGCGGATAAAGCTTCTGTAGAAGTCTCGCTTTACGATTTACGTTCTCGCGTAAATCAGCTTTATTTCGGCGTATTGCTTATTGACGAGCAATTGAAGCAGCTTCAAATTCAAAATGCCATTATTGCCAATAATATTGATAAGGTTAAAAAACTTCACGAAAATGGTTTGGCGTATAAAACGGATGTTGATGAAATGAAAGCTGAACAGCTCAATCTTAGCAGACAGAAAAAAGATTTTGAATATACTAAAGCAGGTTACCAAACGATGCTTTCTTATTTGATAGGGAAAAACATCAGTCAGGAAAAACTTGGAAAACCTTTCAATTCTTCTAGTCTCGACACTATTATCAAACGTCCAGAACAATTACTTTTTGCCAGTCAGCGCAATCTGGTAAATGCACAATCCGAAATGCGGAAAGTTAGCCTTATGCCTAAAGTTGGCTTACTGGGTGCAGGTGTAGTTTTGGCACCTGGAATTAATTTGGGAACCAATAAAATTTCTACCGTTGGAGTTGCTGGAGTAAGTGTTGGATGGGATATAAAAGGATTGTATAAAAATTCAAACGAAAAACAGCTGACACAGCAGAATTTGAAAAAAATAGAAGTTCAAGAAGAGACCTTTTTATTTAACACCAGATTTCAAATGAATCAAAAAACGGCCGACATTGAAAGACAGAAAGCCATTTTGAAAGATGATGATGAAATTGTAAAACTTCGTCAGACTATTCGCGAAGGATATCAGCTGAAATACGACACTGGCGCTGGCCCGCTAATCGATTTACTGAATGCAACCGAAAAAGAAGGAAATGCACGAGCAGAAAAAGCATTGCACGAAATTCAATTGCTTATGGCAGAATACGAGTATCAAACAATCAAAGGAAATTAA
- a CDS encoding TetR/AcrR family transcriptional regulator: MSASASEKKDSTTEEKIKTAAKTVFYKKGFAATRTRDIAEEAGLNLALLNYYFRSKAKLFEIIMAETFSGFIGSMKVILDDEKTSLEQKVITIAERYIDFISVEPEIPTFILTEIRNNPEELLKKLPIKEIVNDSVFIKQFQEAVQNKEITEPNPLHFLMNLLGLVVFPFIVKPIIMGSRNLETEQFHALMQERKKKIPIWINMMFKA, encoded by the coding sequence ATGAGTGCTTCAGCATCTGAGAAAAAAGATTCTACTACAGAAGAAAAGATAAAAACAGCAGCCAAAACTGTTTTTTATAAAAAAGGTTTTGCAGCAACGCGAACTAGAGATATTGCTGAGGAAGCAGGTTTGAATCTTGCTTTGCTTAACTATTATTTCAGAAGTAAGGCTAAACTCTTCGAAATTATAATGGCAGAAACTTTTTCTGGTTTTATAGGCAGTATGAAAGTGATTTTGGATGATGAGAAAACTTCTTTGGAACAAAAAGTAATAACTATTGCCGAGCGATACATTGATTTTATCAGTGTAGAACCTGAAATTCCAACCTTTATTTTAACTGAAATTCGTAATAATCCAGAAGAACTTTTAAAAAAACTGCCCATTAAAGAAATCGTAAATGATTCTGTTTTTATTAAACAATTTCAAGAAGCAGTTCAAAATAAAGAAATAACAGAACCTAATCCGTTGCACTTTTTGATGAATCTGCTGGGATTGGTCGTTTTTCCATTTATAGTCAAACCCATTATTATGGGAAGCAGAAATCTGGAAACAGAACAGTTTCATGCACTAATGCAAGAGCGCAAGAAAAAAATTCCGATCTGGATTAATATGATGTTTAAAGCCTAA
- a CDS encoding DUF2490 domain-containing protein yields the protein MKTNFIGILIFLLSINVFGQGQEKEINQQLQTWVSINTVTKFADHWGMIGDFHIRRNDFVSDPSFYFIRGGISYIPNSNISLNLGYAHMWLAPSNPDWSTFSDENRIYQQAQLNTKFGNVSILQRLRNEQRWQEKIVNDKPSGDWRFTNRIRYLMSFTFRISDKKSWPQMVLSDEILLHFGEEVIYNTFDQNRFFIGIKKNINPKWSYDFGYMNVYQQKYSGYQYDMNHTIRLFFYLSTSIRKKAPSEIENSGDE from the coding sequence ATGAAAACCAATTTTATCGGAATCCTGATTTTCTTGCTTTCTATAAATGTATTTGGACAAGGACAGGAAAAAGAAATTAACCAGCAGCTTCAGACTTGGGTATCTATAAACACTGTCACCAAATTTGCAGATCATTGGGGTATGATTGGTGACTTTCATATCAGACGAAATGATTTTGTTTCCGACCCGAGTTTTTATTTTATAAGAGGAGGCATCAGCTATATTCCAAATTCAAATATTTCTCTAAATCTAGGATATGCGCACATGTGGCTAGCACCTTCCAATCCCGATTGGAGTACTTTTTCTGACGAAAACAGAATTTATCAGCAGGCACAATTAAACACAAAATTTGGGAATGTAAGCATTTTGCAGCGCTTACGAAATGAACAGCGCTGGCAAGAAAAAATCGTTAACGATAAACCCAGTGGTGATTGGCGTTTTACTAATAGAATTCGTTATCTCATGAGTTTTACTTTCCGAATTTCTGATAAAAAATCGTGGCCGCAAATGGTGCTTTCAGATGAGATTCTGCTACATTTTGGAGAAGAAGTTATTTACAATACTTTTGATCAAAACCGCTTTTTTATCGGAATCAAAAAAAATATAAATCCAAAATGGAGCTACGATTTTGGCTATATGAATGTCTATCAGCAAAAATATTCCGGATATCAATATGACATGAATCACACGATACGGTTATTCTTTTATCTGAGTACCAGCATTAGAAAAAAAGCGCCTTCTGAAATTGAGAATTCTGGCGATGAATAA
- a CDS encoding YheT family hydrolase, with protein sequence MPLIEQSEYTSPSIIHRNRHVSTIYAALIKRFEVPEYTREKHELNDGDFINIDYILNDSKKAVILCHGLEGDSRRTYNNSCAAYFLQKDFSVFAWNNRTCGGEMNRLPRLYHHGAVDDLDEVVRFALRKGIEDVYLIGYSMGGVQLLNYLGWTKIDQRIKAAVSISVPTHIATSAEVLKQGFNRVYLKNFTIDIKKKLKYKAAQFPDFINRDQIDNISTFDEVDQYFTAPLHGFASRDDYYERVSPEFSLKNITTPVLIINSLDDPFLGERCYPRMIAKDSAYVYLETPKYGGHCAFPLRDSEYSYAEKRAFKFFESFRSNNTLV encoded by the coding sequence ATGCCACTAATTGAACAATCAGAATATACTTCCCCTTCGATTATTCATCGCAACAGGCATGTTTCTACCATTTATGCTGCCTTGATAAAAAGGTTCGAAGTGCCTGAATATACAAGAGAAAAGCATGAATTGAATGACGGAGATTTTATCAATATCGATTACATTTTAAATGACTCAAAAAAAGCAGTTATTTTATGTCATGGTTTAGAAGGTGATTCTCGCAGAACGTATAATAATAGCTGTGCAGCCTATTTTCTGCAGAAAGATTTTTCAGTTTTTGCTTGGAACAATCGTACTTGCGGTGGAGAAATGAATCGTCTTCCGAGATTATATCATCATGGTGCTGTTGACGATCTTGATGAAGTGGTACGTTTTGCATTGAGAAAAGGAATAGAGGATGTCTATTTAATAGGATATTCAATGGGAGGCGTTCAGCTTCTTAATTATTTGGGATGGACAAAAATTGATCAGCGCATAAAGGCAGCGGTTTCTATTTCGGTGCCAACGCATATTGCAACAAGTGCAGAAGTGCTTAAGCAAGGTTTTAATAGAGTTTATCTAAAGAATTTCACAATAGATATTAAAAAGAAACTGAAATACAAAGCAGCACAGTTTCCTGATTTTATCAACCGTGATCAAATTGATAATATTTCTACTTTTGATGAAGTCGATCAATATTTTACGGCACCGCTTCATGGATTTGCGAGCCGTGACGATTATTACGAACGTGTTTCTCCAGAGTTTTCACTTAAAAATATTACAACTCCAGTTTTAATAATTAATTCGCTAGACGATCCTTTTTTGGGCGAAAGATGTTACCCAAGAATGATTGCCAAAGACAGTGCATATGTTTATCTGGAAACGCCTAAATATGGCGGGCATTGTGCTTTTCCGCTTAGAGATTCTGAATATTCTTATGCCGAGAAAAGAGCGTTTAAGTTTTTTGAATCTTTTAGGTCTAACAATACTTTGGTTTAA
- a CDS encoding sensor histidine kinase: MFELLPVDPKTIFLLYFWGNFFTCLLIFSFSFSYANSDNKKILKWFGLGKLILTLAWILALLRNIIPDFASINIANSMIFGACCFETIAMLSLIKTHAKRQFQIQIAITVASILLFNISTLFDASMNTRVIIGGIGVFAIYLLPTIIYFTEKEKSFFKTFYVLCYTGFEILIAIRIVHRYLHPQNLIISNDTFDSLYSICLFLLTLIGIVGFLLLVKERQDNKIKKLLSDRNQFFSIISHDLRGPLGSSVSLSEILLENIDQYSREEIKEISELLHDSNKNIYKLLENLLEWSKVQTGMIAFHPKNILLNALIEENIELSRNAALNKNINITFESAFLVEAEVDKNMISTILRNLLSNAIKFTDKNGEIKLKLTKTNQKAEISITDNGIGVPDYIKEKLFKINGKVLQKGTENELGSGLGLLLCKEFVNIHKGEISVESEQGKGSTFRFTLPLKID; this comes from the coding sequence ATGTTTGAACTTTTACCAGTAGATCCAAAAACCATTTTTCTGCTTTATTTCTGGGGTAATTTTTTTACCTGCCTCCTCATTTTTAGTTTTTCGTTTTCGTATGCCAATAGTGATAACAAAAAAATATTAAAATGGTTTGGATTAGGTAAATTAATACTGACTCTTGCTTGGATATTGGCTCTTCTACGTAATATCATCCCGGACTTTGCTTCTATCAATATTGCCAATTCTATGATTTTTGGCGCCTGTTGCTTTGAAACCATTGCAATGCTGTCGCTCATTAAAACACATGCAAAAAGGCAATTTCAAATTCAAATAGCTATTACAGTTGCGTCAATATTGCTTTTTAATATTTCGACACTGTTTGACGCCTCAATGAATACTCGTGTTATCATTGGCGGCATTGGTGTTTTTGCCATCTATTTATTGCCTACAATTATTTATTTTACAGAAAAGGAAAAAAGCTTTTTCAAGACTTTTTATGTTTTGTGTTATACAGGATTTGAAATTCTAATTGCAATACGAATAGTTCACAGATACTTGCATCCTCAAAATCTTATTATTTCAAATGATACTTTTGATAGCTTATACAGCATTTGTCTTTTCCTTCTGACCTTAATTGGAATTGTAGGCTTTTTGCTCTTAGTTAAAGAAAGGCAGGATAATAAAATCAAAAAGCTTTTGAGTGATAGAAATCAGTTTTTCTCTATTATTTCTCATGATTTAAGAGGCCCTTTAGGATCATCGGTTTCTCTGTCTGAAATTCTGCTCGAAAATATTGATCAATACAGCCGTGAAGAAATTAAAGAAATATCTGAACTGCTGCATGATTCGAATAAGAATATTTACAAACTACTTGAAAATCTGCTAGAATGGTCTAAGGTCCAAACCGGAATGATTGCTTTTCATCCTAAAAATATATTGCTAAATGCCTTAATTGAGGAGAATATTGAACTAAGTAGAAATGCAGCTTTAAATAAAAATATAAACATCACATTTGAATCGGCTTTTCTGGTTGAAGCAGAAGTAGACAAAAATATGATTAGCACCATTTTGCGTAATTTGCTAAGCAATGCCATTAAATTTACTGACAAAAATGGAGAAATTAAACTAAAATTGACCAAAACCAATCAGAAAGCAGAAATTTCTATTACAGACAACGGAATCGGAGTTCCTGACTACATCAAAGAAAAACTATTTAAAATTAATGGAAAGGTTCTCCAAAAAGGAACAGAAAACGAACTCGGAAGCGGACTTGGATTGTTACTTTGCAAAGAATTTGTAAACATCCATAAAGGAGAAATCTCGGTTGAAAGCGAACAAGGAAAAGGAAGTACATTTAGGTTTACACTTCCGCTAAAGATTGATTAA